The window AATCAAAGGCCGACCTTGTTGGCATCTGCCTCGTGCCGGGGGCGAAACGATGCATATCGCACGAGAATGCGGTGGCGATATCCAAGACCATCCATGCACAATCAGCCTCTGGCGAGCCCTGTGCTgagcaggacgagcaggTCTCTgcgacgaaggcgacggatTACTTTGACACTGCCGGCTCAAGACTGCGCGGCGCGCGAACGCTGCTTGCTGGCGTGTTTCAGAATCAGCCGTTGCGCGAGATACTCGAAAAGCAAAGACTGTACGGCTTGGATCTCGTACAGCTTCACGGCGATGAGCCGATTGAGTGGGCGAGGCTCATCCCTGTTCCCGTCATCAGAGCATTCAAGCCTGGCGTCGTCGGTCTGGGCTTGAGGGGATACCACACGATCCCCTTGTTGGACTCTGGTGCCGGGTCGGGCAAGCTTCTGGACGTGTCGAGCGTCAAGGCGGCGCTGGAGACGGACCCTGAGCTGAGAATCGTGCTGGCGGGCGGCTTGAACCCCGACAACGTGGCCGCGGCAGTTCATGCACTCGGTGATCTGGGCAGCCGCGTGTTGGGGGTGGATGTGAGTAGCGGCGTCGAAGAGGGTGGGAAGCAAAGTTTGAGCAAGATATCTGCATTTGTtgaggcggccaagaacaTCAGAAAATCATAGGCACAGAAGGAGGATGAGAAAATGGGCTGGTGCAATCACCCTCTGGTGCAATTCAGCGCGCGCCACGGCTGCGTGTTTCCTGTTGATGAGCTACTCTCTGTCGTCGGTCACGTAGAAGATGACCTATTTATCTGCCGGCCTCTTTATTGATGGCCTGACGATTATTGTCTTTATTGATGGCCTGGCGATTATTGTATTATGGTGATTTCCATGGAGGGTAACTTTCTtctcgtcgccatgggcgcGGCTGCAGGAAGTCGATATCAACAGCTCCCTTCATCAACACAATCAACAAACCACTACTCGGTACATTCCAAAGGCCTGATTTAACCGAGTTTAATCGAAAGTTAGGTGACAGCTTTCAGGTTCTAACCAGTTGCTCTTACTTGGCTCCGATGAATGGTGCAAAGCTGACCGCGTTCATTCATGGCTTGGGTATTAGTCGACGCTTTGCCAGCAGCCCTGCCATGACTTGCTATCCTGCCGCCAGTTGACGTGCAGTTTTACGCGCACTTTTGACCACAACTTTGACTTGGCCTTCGAACGGTACGGTTCTCGGCACAGTTGCGCCATCTACCAAAGAGAATTCGAATTGACTACACTCCCTGCTGAGTCAATTGACCACGCGTATAAGGGTTATCGTGCAGGGTTGGACATACCTGACACAACTTTCCCCCTTCGCTTTGGATTATTTTTGGAGTCCCTACTATCGTTTTCGGAACGTAGCCAGCCTTTTGTTAAGAAGTGCAgctctctcctctctcctctctcctctcgtTTTAATTGGGATCTAGCAGTCGATTTCTAGTGTATTGCAACGGGTTGGCCCCAGCATCCGGGGCCCATGGCTGGCAAGGTCAGTCCAAGGTTCAGAACCTCAACTTTGGCATGACAAACACCAGAAGGACCAAGGCTAGCATCAGTCCGTAGACCCAGGCATAAAGAATCATGCGCCCCCACCAGCCCTTGCCTTCTGTCATCCTCCGTAGCGCACCCATGCGGCCGCTGGCGGCCTCCATGCCCTTCTCGGTGCGGTCCATGCCCTCACCGGCGCGGTTGACGACTTCCTTGTCCTCCTCGAGCGAGGTGGCGATGCGGTGCGAGCTGGCCTTGAGGGCACCGGCCATCTTGAGTATGGATTCTGAAAGCGAGTCTTGCTCGGCACGCTGGTGGTCGAGGATAGCTTCGGCCGTGGCTGCGGATGCTTGTGTGCTGGCGGGGGCTTTCCGCCGGTTGGCGAAGAGGTTGGCGCGCGCGGTGCTGTGTGACGTGGGCGGGGATGCTTCGTTGACTGCGCGGGAGCGAAGGGTTTGCGACGTTTGTGTCGGAAGCTGAATTTCGTCCACCCATGGTTTTGATGCTGTTGTAGGGATGGATGCAGAGGTGGAGGTGGGGGTTGAGACGGATGTAGTCGTAGGCACATCGGGGTCCTCTTCTGCTGCTAGTCGGCTTGCGGGAGAATCGGGCGCCATCTCGTCCGCCATGGATCCATTTCTCGTCCCAGACACTCTCGAATCATTATCGTCTCtaggaggaggcggaggctCGAGATGGGCCAGCAGATCCTCTTCGCCATCGCTGCCTTCGTCGTCTACGCCGTCTGGGCCAAGCTGGTGTGCCATCAGCATCGGAGCTCCCAGGGTCGGGTCGTCAAGAACTGACTTGCCGCAGATCCTCCAGCCGATCTATCAGCGTATCCAAGCTATCCCTGTGGGCGACCAGGGCATGCTGCCGCTCAAGCCTCCGGGCAGGTGCCTTGATCTCGAGCGCTTCCTGCTCCAGGTTTCCGAGCAAGGTGCGGGCATATGCCAAATTCTACGAGACGCATGATAAGCGACTGCACTCGTCGGCcctgatggtggtgatgccTACCGATTCCACCCTGGCCCTTTCATACTCGCTCTTTCGAAGTCGTCGTTCTCGCTCGGCCGTTGGGTGCAACACGTTGTGCTGCAATCGGGTGAGAAGCTGGGAGAGCTGGGCAAAGGCGAGATCGGTGGGGGAGCTGGCATCGTCGCTCGAGGCCACAGAGCCAAAGGAGAGGCGTGACATGATTGATTATTTGGCGCGTGGATAGAAGCCGCCGAGTTGATGGAAGTGACGTGTTGAGAtctccatactgtacttgtactgcttGTGACCGCTGAAAGGCGCTGGCAAAGTCACATCGTCCGCCACAGGCTGGCCGCAGTGCTGCCCACAGGTGCTCGGCCCCACTTTCGACTCGCAGCTTAGcttgtccatgtacggagtaagtaagtaatacttgtactgcgtacttacaagcaagtaattaatacaatAAGTACGTATTcggtattaatacttgtaataaTTATATGTTAATACTgcattgtactccgtactgcggaGTGAATATCATGTTATAACTGCATCAATCCATGTAATTATGGGTTAGGTGTATGAGAGACCAACAACCACAGCTGCTCCCCATCAATCCCATCCAACTGTCTCTCACACTTCTCTTCTCTCGCCGTCTCCCTTACCTCCCGTCAGACAGAAACCAGTAGTTGGGCTCGCCATCCAAAGTAGCTACaaaatacttgtacttgtacgcggCCATCTGTCCTGGCACCGTCTCTGTTCTTGTTTATTTTTGCATTTCCACCATGAGATAGTGGGAGGTACCATGCTTGCTGATGCTTAAATCCACGTTATCGCCCGGTGCGGAGGCGTTATATCCATATTGCACACGAGGGTGAGGCCGCTGTTGCGAGCGGGGACATTTCGCAGCAGACGGCGCTGTCCATGTCAACGGCCGCATCTTGCTACCACCCAAGAAATCGCCGGCTGGTCATCCTCGAGCTATGCCTGCATCTGGGATTCGGAGGGAAATATGAACTTGAGCAGTCAACCGTGCGGGGCTTACTGCTGTTGGTTTAATTCTCCATCGTATgtcgagtacggagtaagtcaGCTCCCGGTCCCGTTATGCCACTTTGGGCCATGAGGACGTCGCAAAATTGCATACTCTTTCGCTGCGAAACCAAGTCAGTGAGGCAAACGCAAGAGCCCACGTAATCAAAACCGATCAACAGCACGAGATAAACCACATTCTCTCGGGTATGTTTGAAGCTGGAACTCGGCTCGGCTCGGCTCAGTGCTTCTGCAGCGGAAGCCGTTTTGCCAGAACAATGAGCCTAACAATTCCGGACGCGGACGATGTTCCTTAGCCTTGGTGACAGcacaacaacaacagcagGGCCAATCTCTAAGCTTCGGTATCCCAAACGTCTGCAGAATCGTCGCCCGACCAGCCCATGACAGCAATAAGCAAGGAGAACCGTCCGGGCTTGTGCCTTGCCTGCCATTCACAAGTCTTCCATTGCACCCTTTTCGCCGAAgtcgccagccagccagccaaaaaaaaaagaaggAACAATGAGAAATATCTCCTCGGTAACCAATCATGAAATCTTCATCTCCCCCTCTTGAGCCCTACCATTGCATATCGCTAAACGGCGTGTTGAGTTTTTGGGTATCCTAATCGTCGCCATCCCGATCATGCCGTGGGCGCTGCGTTTCTACCATGCTCCTCCTGGGTCTTTCCTTCGCTTTCTTCCTTATCCGACCCGGTTTTTGATCCCTCGTCCTGTCGCTTCCAGTGGCTTCCTTCTTCGTAGTCGGAACTGATCTTCAGCGCCTTTCGAAGTCGCTCGCTCTCCTTGATCTTGGCGTCGGCCATTTCGTGCACCTGGTGCACTTTGAATTGCCTTCTTGGACCCCCGTTCTTGTTGCCGGATTCGGATTCTGCCGTCAGTTTCTGCCTCAGCTCGTCGCACCGACGGTCaatctcatcctcgtcgatcCTAGTTTCGTTCAACGTTAGCGACAACGGCCCATACTTCTATGGCCTTGACGGGATCGCGTACTCCTTCTCTTCCAGTTCATCTCTCAACTCAAACACCTTGACCTCGATCTGCCGCTTGCGGTCGTGCTCGAGAATGCCCTTGTCGGGCTGCCGCTGCTTGTGGCGCAGACTGTCGAGGTCTGAAGGGTACGGGGCACCGTAATCGCGGGGTTTAATGTGCGCGAGATTGCGCTGCACATATCCCGACGTTCCGCTGCCTCGCGGCGTGCTGAGGCCGACGTTGTCTGACATGATCCTGCGGGCTTGGTCGGCGAGTTGCTTGTCCGAGTCCAACTGTGGCCGCACCAGATGATGATgagaggtcgacgaggcctaGACCGGTGGACAGTCTAGGCAGGCGGTGGGGATATTGGCGGCGACGATAAGATAATATGGCAGAATCGATAAGCGCGGGGTGGCGACCAGGGGCTCAAACTTGGCAGATGATGTGATTTCGGACACGCCAACTCGCGTACCTGTCCGACACTCCTTTACATTTCTTCCTATCAGTTGGTTTTATTTTCCACCGCTTGCTTGAATATCTTGCAGTCTGCGCTGAAATTCGAGTCACGACAATGCCTCACCTTCCCTCCGTCGAGTCCAGccaggagggaggggagccAGAGCTTACCTTCCCTTCCGTCACCAGAGACCACATCCAGAACTGCTCCTACGATTCGTGGTTCCCCCAATATCGAACTTCTTGTCTTAAGTCGCGCATCATCCCGTTGCCGCACTCGGTCGTTTCATATCTCCAAGAAGACGGCATTATCttggccgacgaagacgatgacAGAAAGGACGGCGTGGTCGAGCCGGAGGAGGAAGTATGGCAAGCTTCGGGCGCAACTGTGACGGGTGGCCAGGTGCCCGACGGATCAGATGACGAAGAGGACGGAGATGACGGAGAGGACGCAGGGAACAAAGTCTCCCGCTTGCCTCCGAACCAGAGGTTCCCGGAGACGCACAAGCTCATCAAGGAGACAATCGCCGAGCTTggtggcgccgtcgcccccAAACTCAACTGGTCATCGCCCAAGGATGCCAAATGGATATCACCACACCAGAACACGCTGAAGTGCACGACGCCCAACGATATCTACCTGATTCTCAAGTCGTCGTCCTTTATCTCGCACGACCTCGTCCACGCCTTTGACGACTGCACACCCGAACCACCCCTGCGGCCGTTTGCACCTGTACTGGTTCTCCGACCCTTCTTTGTTCCTCACGTGGCGCTGGAGTTTCGATGTTTCGTCAAGCaccgcgccctcgtcggcatcaccCAGAGAGACCTAAACTACTATCAGTTCTTGCACGGTCTGCGGGCCGCCATTTGCACAAAGATCTGCCGCTTCTTTGGAGAGAAACTGCGGCTGACGTTTCCCGATGCTTGCTTCACCTTTGACGTATACATTCCCGAGAACTCCCTGGTCGATGACGGTCTGGGAAAGGTGCGGCTGATGGACATCAACCCGTGGGCGCCCAAGACGGACACGCTGCTTTTTTCATGGCAGGAGCTGCTGGAAACAGAAGT of the Drechmeria coniospora strain ARSEF 6962 chromosome 01, whole genome shotgun sequence genome contains:
- a CDS encoding synaptobrevin — encoded protein: MSRLSFGSVASSDDASSPTDLAFAQLSQLLTRLQHNVLHPTAERERRLRKSEYERARVESNLAYARTLLGNLEQEALEIKAPARRLERQHALVAHRDSLDTLIDRLEDLRQLGPDGVDDEGSDGEEDLLAHLEPPPPPRDDNDSRVSGTRNGSMADEMAPDSPASRLAAEEDPDVPTTTSVSTPTSTSASIPTTASKPWVDEIQLPTQTSQTLRSRAVNEASPPTSHSTARANLFANRRKAPASTQASAATAEAILDHQRAEQDSLSESILKMAGALKASSHRIATSLEEDKEVVNRAGEGMDRTEKGMEAASGRMGALRRMTEGKGWWGRMILYAWVYGLMLALVLLVFVMPKLRF
- a CDS encoding cell division cycle protein 123 produces the protein MPHLPSVESSQEGGEPELTFPSVTRDHIQNCSYDSWFPQYRTSCLKSRIIPLPHSVVSYLQEDGIILADEDDDRKDGVVEPEEEVWQASGATVTGGQVPDGSDDEEDGDDGEDAGNKVSRLPPNQRFPETHKLIKETIAELGGAVAPKLNWSSPKDAKWISPHQNTLKCTTPNDIYLILKSSSFISHDLVHAFDDCTPEPPLRPFAPVLVLRPFFVPHVALEFRCFVKHRALVGITQRDLNYYQFLHGLRAAICTKICRFFGEKLRLTFPDACFTFDVYIPENSLVDDGLGKVRLMDINPWAPKTDTLLFSWQELLETEVDAPLFGSAASQDPDEPASADEVDTEDGGFEHGPELRLVEHDDPAAFNFSTPQYSAHKLPKEVVDASMAGDGGLRAFAQQWKDVTEGRGRDWTA